A stretch of the Gracilinanus agilis isolate LMUSP501 chromosome 4, AgileGrace, whole genome shotgun sequence genome encodes the following:
- the EIF2B5 gene encoding translation initiation factor eIF-2B subunit epsilon translates to MAATVAASRGGKRSGGGGGGAAGRSGEEEAPPPLQAVLVADSFNRRFFPISKDRPRALLPLANVALIDYTLEFLTATGVQETFVFCCWKAPQIKEHIQKSKWCLPTSPNVVRIVTSEMYRSLGDVLRDVDAKALVRSDFLLVYGDVVSNINISHALEEHRLRRKREKNVSVMTMIFKESSPSHPTRCPEDNVVVAMDSATHRLLHYQKTHGLRRFSFPLSLFQGSGEGVDIRYDLLDCHISICSPQVAELFTDNFDYQTRDDFVRGLLVNEEVLGNHIHMHVTTREYGARVSNLHMYEAVCADIIRRWVYPLTPEMNFTDSPAQSCTHSRHNIYRGPEVSLGHGSILEENVLLGAGTIIGSNCSIKNSIIGPGCHIGDNVLLDRTYLWQGVRVASGAQIHQSLLCDHSEVKERVTLKPRCVLTSQVVVGPDLELPEGSVISLHPPDQEEEEDDDQFSDDSGADRKEKVKFTGYNPSDVGAAGQGYLWRAAGAGTKEEEEEEEELRQSLWGLTVNMDEESESDSERSVGSQEMDSRAGSPQLDDIKVFQNEVVGTLQRGQEENISCDNLVLEINSLKYAYNISLKEVMQVLSQVVLEFPLEQLNSQLDPNRYCGLLLPLLRAWSPVFKNYIKRTGDHLQALTAIEDFFLEHESLVTSIAKVLMTFYELDILAEETILQWFNQRDVPDKGQKLRKNQRLQNFIRWLKEAEEESSEDEQD, encoded by the exons ATGGCGGCTACGGTGGCGGCTTCCCGAGGAGGCAAGCGGAGTGGCGGTGGTGGCGGCGGGGCCGCGGGCCGGAGTGGCGAGGAGGAGGCACCTCCGCCCCTCCAGGCCGTGCTGGTAGCGGACAGCTTCAACCGTCGCTTCTTCCCTATCTCCAAGGACCGGCCCCGG GCCCTCCTGCCCTTGGCCAATGTAGCCCTGATTGACTATACTCTGGAGTTTCTGACTGCCACAGGGGTGCAGGAAACATTTGTCTTCTGCTGCTGGAAGGCCCCTCAGATCAAAGAGCACATACA gAAGTCCAAATGGTGCCTCCCCACGTCCCCCAACGTAGTTCGCATCGTGACCTCAGAGATGTACCGCTCTCTTGGGGACGTGCTCCGAGATGTGGACGCCAAAGCCTTGGTGCGCTCTGACTTCCTGCTTGTCTATGGGGACGTGGTCTCCAACATCAACATCAGCCATGCCCTGGAGGAGCACAG GTTGCGGAGGAAACGGGAGAAGAACGTGTCTGTGATGACCATGATCTTCAAGGAGTCCTCCCCTAGCCACCCTACACGGTGCCCTGAGGACAACGTCGTGGTGGCCATGGACAGCGCTACCCACCGGCTTCTCCACTACCAGAAGACTCATGGGCTCCGGCGCTTCTCTTTTCCCCTG AGCCTGTTCCAGGGTAGCGGGGAAGGAGTGGACATTCGGTATGACTTGCTGGACTGTCACATCAGCATCTGTTCCCCTCAG GTGGCTGAACTCTTCACTGACAACTTTGACTATCAGACTCGGGATGACTTTGTGCGAGGCCTGTTGGTGAATGAGGAG GTCCTGGGCAACCACATCCACATGCATGTCACAACCCGGGAGTACGGAGCCCGCGTTTCCAATCTGCACATGTATGAGGCCGTGTGTGCTGACATCATTCGCCGCTGGGTCTATCCTCTGACCCCAGAGATGAACTTCACTGACAGCCCGGCCCAGAGCTGCACTCACTCCCGACACAACATTTACCGAGGGCCAGAAGTGAGTCTGGGCCATGGGAGCATCCTGGAGGAGAATGTGCTCTTGGGGGCCGGCACCATCATTGGCAGCAACTGCTCCATCAAGAACAGCATCATTGGCCCTGGCTGCCACATCG GTGACAACGTATTACTGGACCGGACCTACTTGTGGCAAGGTGTTCGGGTGGCCAGTGGGGCACAGATTCATCAGTCTCTGCTATGTGATCACTCTGAGGTCAAGGAGCGGGTTACTTTAAAGCCACGCTGTGTCCTTACTTCCCAG GTGGTGGTGGGCCCAGATCTTGAGCTGCCCGAGGGCTCTGTTATCTCCCTGCACCCTCCAgatcaggaggaggaagaggatgatgaCCAATTCAGTGACGACTCTGGAgctgacagaaaagaaaaagtgaagttCACAG GTTACAACCCCTCTGACGTGGGGGCTGCAGGCCAGGGCTACCTCTGGAGAGCAGCGGGAGCAGGCaccaaggaggaggaggaagaagaggaggagctTCGGCAGAGCCTATGGG GACTCACAGTCAACATGGACGAAGAGAGTGAAAGTGACAGTGAGCGCAGCGTTGGCTCTCAGGAGATGGATAGCCGGGCAGGCTCCCCGCAGCTGGATGACATTAAAG TGTTCCAGAATGAAGTGGTGGGGACCCTGCAGCGAGGCCAAGAGGAAAACATCTCCTGCGATAACCTGGTCCTGGAAATCAACTCTCTTAA GTATGCTTATAACATCAGCCTCAAGGAGGTGATGCAGGTGCTCAGCCAAGTCGTCCTGGAGTTCCCTCTGGAGCAGCTCAACTCCCAGCTGGACCCCAACCGCTACTGTGGACTCCTGTTACCT CTGCTCCGGGCCTGGAGCCCCGTGTTCAAGAACTACATCAAGCGTACAGGAGACCACTTGCAGGCTCTGACGGCCATCGAGGACTTCTTCCTGGAACACGAAAGCCTGGTCACCTCCATAGCCAAG GTGCTGATGACCTTCTATGAGCTGGATATCCTCGCTGAGGAGACCATCCTACAGTGGTTCAATCAAAGGGACGTGCCAGATAAGGGCCAGAAACTGCGAAAGAACCAGCGG ctacagaatttcatccggTGGCTCaaagaggcagaagaagagtCATCGGAAGATGAACAAGACTGA